A window of Chromohalobacter canadensis genomic DNA:
TCCTTTTCACAGGCTGAGAGGTACTTTGCGCTGGTGCCGAAAACCGTGACGCCCTCATCGCTGGCGATTTGCCATAAAGTGTTGGGGTTTGGCGCAAACGGTGACCCATCGTAGAGCAACAGCGTGGCGCCGGAGCCGAGTCCGGAGACAAGCCAGTTCCACATCATCCAGCCACAGGTCGTGTAATAGAAAAAGACATCGTCGGCGTCGATATCGGTATGCAGGCGGTGCTCTTTAAGATGCTGCAACAGGGTGCCGCCTGCCGAGTGGATGATGCACTTGGGGACACCCGTGGTGCCCGAGGAGTAGAGAATGTAAAGCGGGTGCTCGAAGGGCAGTGCTTGGAAATCGATTTCGCTGGCGTTGTTATCCAGGTAGTCGGCCCAGGCGATGGCGCGAGGGATACCATCGAGAGCCGGAGCGTCTTCGAGGAACGGGAAGACTACGACATGCTTGAGCGAGTCTATGGCATTGGCGATGTCGGCGATGCGCTCTCGAGTGTCGATGGCCTTGCCGTTCCAAGTATAACCATCGGTGGCGATCAATACTTTAGGGGCGATTTGCCCAAAGCGATCCAATACGCCGTTGAATCCGAATTCCGGCGAGCAAGAAGACCACACTGCACCGAGGCTGGCCGACGCAAGCAAGGCGATGATGGCGTGTTCGCTATTGGGTACGAAGCCCGCCACGCGATCACCTTCCGTGACGCCGCTCGCCTTGAGTGCGTAGGCCAGCCTGGCGACATTGTCGTATAACTCGGCATAGCTGATGACGCGCCGTCGCAGACGTTCATCGTGCACAATCAAGGCGGGATGTTCGTCACGCCGCCGCAACATGTTGGCGGCATAATTCAAGCGTGCTTGCGGAAACCACCGCGCGCCGGGCATGGCATCGGGACGCACCAGCACGTCATCGCCACGCCGTTCAGCGACGATGTCGAATTCATCCCAGAGGAGCTCCCAGAACGCGTCCAGGTGCTCGACACTCCAGGCATGCAGTGCCTCGTAGTCCGTTAGCGATGTGCCATGCTCACGGTTGATGCGCTGCATCAGGGCATACATTTGCGTGCTTTGTATGGCCGTCGTCGACGGCTCCCAAAGGGGCGTGGTCATGTGACCTCCGAGTCATCTATGCCGCCACCTGCCTTCAGGTCGACGCCATCTGGGGCGGCATGGGGACGCCGCGCGACGATGTGGCATTGCACCATGCGGTTATTAAAAACAAGTCGGTAACGTGCTGTCCACTCGACGAAAGGGGGAATGTGATAGCGCGGCGTGTGCACTCGGCGTCATGATGACAGTGGGATGATGAAAATCTGACCAATCCAAGGCGAGGTGGGAAGCGACAAGCCGGAGTAGTGTCTTCGACGCCTCTCATGCACAGCGTTATCCACAGTTTTTGTGGATGGTTTTTCTCATCCCCTGAACAGGACATATCTGACCTTCTATGCTGGACGGAGGTCAGCGATATCCTGGGAGGAGTGGATGTCGTCA
This region includes:
- a CDS encoding acetoacetate--CoA ligase is translated as MTTPLWEPSTTAIQSTQMYALMQRINREHGTSLTDYEALHAWSVEHLDAFWELLWDEFDIVAERRGDDVLVRPDAMPGARWFPQARLNYAANMLRRRDEHPALIVHDERLRRRVISYAELYDNVARLAYALKASGVTEGDRVAGFVPNSEHAIIALLASASLGAVWSSCSPEFGFNGVLDRFGQIAPKVLIATDGYTWNGKAIDTRERIADIANAIDSLKHVVVFPFLEDAPALDGIPRAIAWADYLDNNASEIDFQALPFEHPLYILYSSGTTGVPKCIIHSAGGTLLQHLKEHRLHTDIDADDVFFYYTTCGWMMWNWLVSGLGSGATLLLYDGSPFAPNPNTLWQIASDEGVTVFGTSAKYLSACEKEGLAPGKQVDLSPLRALLSTGSALPHESFDYVYAEIKRDLMLASISGGTDIVSCFALGCPIRPVYRGELQCRGLGMAVDVFDDHGQSVTGNKGELVCTRPFPCMPTGFWNDPDGERYRDAYFSTFPGIWAHGDYAELTSHGGVIIHGRSDAVLNPGGVRIGTAEIYRQVEKVDGVLESLCIGQAWQNDVRVVLFVRMRPHVVLDEAKRDEIRRMVRPHTTPRHVPAKIIAVEDIPRTLSGKIVEIAVRNVVHGEPVKNRDALANPEALELFADLPALAE